In Parafrankia discariae, a genomic segment contains:
- a CDS encoding FG-GAP repeat domain-containing protein has protein sequence MSSGLEPEELTRLLRAAVEPVRASPDALHRIRAGVERRRWWRLPLMATGGVAMAALIILAIVAVRPKSSNQQVVEPAAPPLVSSVIPETSRPATASTGGSGGSNGGNGASGGTRPPRATSSPSSAATTPPSTVSPSSPPASATPGPGGSNSLDLPIPVNRPAAANDVDGDGTADQVRVNANGTKVEVTFSRSGRNTSVDLPAGVQLPTVHAVVDANADGFADILVRTASSAGVEDYAMFRYAAGDALAPVTLGPGVRLAAGQRDNTGFGFDCDNTGLRIIAGTSSSVGTDFQVVTTPLQLTLEGLVTAGQGTTSQLTAASAADLFQAACGTFS, from the coding sequence GTGAGCAGCGGGCTCGAGCCTGAGGAGCTCACCCGCCTGTTGCGGGCGGCGGTGGAGCCCGTGCGGGCGTCGCCCGACGCGCTGCACCGCATCCGGGCCGGGGTGGAGCGCCGCCGCTGGTGGCGCCTGCCGCTGATGGCCACCGGCGGCGTGGCGATGGCCGCGCTGATCATCCTGGCCATCGTCGCGGTCCGGCCGAAGTCGTCGAACCAGCAGGTCGTCGAGCCCGCCGCGCCGCCGCTGGTGTCCTCGGTGATCCCCGAGACCAGCCGGCCGGCCACCGCGTCCACCGGCGGGTCCGGTGGCTCGAACGGCGGCAACGGCGCCTCCGGCGGTACCCGGCCGCCCCGGGCCACGTCGTCGCCCTCGTCGGCGGCGACGACACCCCCGTCCACGGTCAGTCCGTCGAGCCCGCCCGCGAGCGCGACACCGGGGCCCGGTGGTTCCAACAGCCTGGATCTGCCCATCCCGGTCAACCGCCCGGCGGCCGCGAACGACGTGGACGGTGACGGCACCGCCGACCAGGTCCGGGTCAACGCGAACGGGACGAAGGTCGAGGTGACCTTCTCCCGCAGCGGCAGGAACACCAGCGTCGACCTGCCCGCCGGCGTACAGCTCCCGACGGTGCACGCCGTCGTGGACGCGAACGCCGACGGTTTCGCCGACATCCTGGTCCGTACCGCGAGCAGCGCCGGTGTCGAGGACTACGCGATGTTCCGCTACGCCGCGGGGGACGCGCTCGCCCCGGTCACCCTCGGGCCCGGGGTGCGCCTAGCCGCCGGCCAGCGCGACAACACCGGCTTCGGCTTCGACTGTGACAACACCGGGCTGCGCATCATCGCCGGCACGTCGTCGAGCGTCGGAACGGACTTCCAGGTCGTTACCACCCCGCTCCAGCTCACGCTGGAGGGGCTGGTCACGGCCGGCCAGGGCACGACCAGCCAGCTGACGGCGGCGAGTGCCGCCGACCTGTTCCAGGCGGCCTGCGGCACCTTCTCCTGA
- a CDS encoding acetyl-CoA C-acetyltransferase, whose product MPGSVIVAGARTPIGKLSGALKDFTAVDLGGIAIRAALERAGLTGDAVDYVILGQVIQAGAGQAAARQAAVKGGIPMTVPSTSINKVCLSGLNAISLADLYISSGQYDVIVAGGMESMTRSPHLLPALRGGVKYGDTTLTDSIAVDALTCGFDQVSMGLATDRYNSRYGITREEQDEFSARSHQRAAAAAKNGLFENEIVPVEVPQRRGDPIVVSADEGVRGETTPESLAKLRPAFDKAGSITAGSASQISDGAAAVVVTSRAKAEELGLPIIAEIGHHGYVSGPDPSLHSQPSNAILAALAKEKLTPADLDLVEINEAFAAVGIQSMRELGIGPDITNVNGGAIAVGHPVGMSGTRVALTLMLELQRRGGGLGAAALCGGGGQGDALVLRVPA is encoded by the coding sequence ATGCCTGGTTCTGTCATCGTGGCCGGTGCGCGCACCCCGATCGGCAAGCTCTCCGGCGCCCTCAAGGACTTCACCGCGGTCGACCTGGGTGGCATCGCCATCCGTGCCGCGCTGGAGCGGGCCGGCCTGACCGGCGACGCCGTCGACTACGTGATCCTGGGCCAGGTCATCCAGGCCGGCGCCGGCCAGGCCGCCGCCCGCCAGGCCGCGGTCAAGGGCGGCATCCCGATGACGGTGCCGTCCACCAGCATCAACAAGGTCTGCCTGTCCGGCCTGAACGCCATCTCGCTGGCCGATCTCTACATCTCCAGCGGCCAGTACGACGTCATCGTGGCCGGTGGCATGGAGTCGATGACCCGCTCGCCGCACCTGCTGCCCGCGCTGCGCGGCGGCGTGAAGTACGGCGACACCACCCTGACGGACTCGATCGCGGTGGACGCCCTCACCTGCGGGTTTGACCAGGTGTCGATGGGCCTCGCGACCGATCGGTACAACTCCCGCTACGGCATCACCCGCGAGGAGCAGGACGAGTTCAGCGCCCGCTCGCACCAGCGGGCCGCGGCCGCGGCGAAGAACGGCCTGTTCGAGAACGAGATCGTCCCGGTCGAGGTGCCCCAGCGCCGCGGTGACCCGATCGTCGTCAGCGCGGACGAGGGCGTGCGGGGCGAGACGACCCCGGAGAGCCTGGCCAAGCTGCGCCCGGCGTTCGACAAGGCCGGTTCGATCACCGCCGGCTCGGCCTCGCAGATCTCGGACGGCGCGGCCGCCGTCGTCGTGACGAGCCGGGCGAAGGCCGAGGAGCTGGGCCTGCCGATCATCGCCGAGATCGGTCACCACGGCTACGTGTCCGGTCCGGACCCGTCCCTGCACTCCCAGCCGTCGAACGCGATCCTCGCCGCCCTGGCGAAGGAGAAGCTGACCCCGGCCGACCTCGACCTGGTCGAGATCAACGAGGCGTTCGCGGCCGTCGGCATCCAGTCGATGCGCGAGCTGGGGATCGGCCCGGACATCACCAACGTCAACGGTGGCGCGATCGCGGTCGGCCACCCGGTCGGGATGTCCGGCACCCGGGTCGCGCTCACCCTCATGCTGGAGCTGCAGCGGCGCGGTGGCGGCCTCGGCGCGGCGGCGCTGTGCGGCGGCGGCGGCCAGGGCGACGCCCTGGTGCTGCGCGTCCCGGCGTGA
- the meaB gene encoding methylmalonyl Co-A mutase-associated GTPase MeaB codes for MSAGSAGVAPSRPAGSGRAARGARPGPAELTAAALAGERRAVARLISLVEDESDALREVSALLAPHTGRARVIGLTGAPGVGKSTSTSALVGAFRARGLRVGVLAIDPSSPFTGGALLGDRVRMVEHATDPDVFVRSLATRGNLGGLSWATPQALRVLDAAGFDVVLIETVGVGQAEVDVASLADTTLVLLAPGMGDGIQAAKAGIMEIADILVVNKADRPGADHTYRDLVAAVRMAGGPPAGRAAGDGAAGDSGVGGGGAAGGGAGEAGWRPEVVRLEAVTGKGVPELLAAIGRHHDWLRASGELERRRLHRAAEEISQIALAGLRARLGRLDGAARLTELARQVRAGHLDPYTAAATLLAAVPDPHPPRSG; via the coding sequence GTGAGCGCGGGCTCCGCCGGGGTCGCTCCATCTCGGCCAGCGGGATCCGGGCGCGCGGCGCGCGGCGCACGCCCGGGCCCGGCGGAGCTCACCGCCGCCGCCCTGGCCGGCGAGCGGCGCGCGGTGGCCCGCCTGATCTCGCTCGTCGAGGACGAATCTGACGCCCTGCGCGAGGTGAGCGCCCTGCTCGCCCCGCACACCGGCCGCGCCCGGGTGATCGGGCTGACCGGCGCCCCCGGGGTGGGCAAGTCGACGTCCACCTCGGCGCTGGTCGGCGCCTTCCGGGCCCGCGGGCTGCGGGTGGGCGTGCTCGCGATCGACCCCAGCTCCCCGTTCACCGGCGGGGCCCTGCTGGGCGACCGGGTCCGGATGGTCGAGCACGCCACCGACCCGGATGTCTTCGTCCGCTCCCTGGCCACCAGGGGCAACCTGGGCGGGCTGTCCTGGGCCACCCCGCAGGCGCTGCGGGTCCTCGACGCGGCCGGCTTCGACGTCGTGCTGATCGAGACCGTCGGCGTCGGCCAGGCCGAGGTGGACGTCGCCTCGCTGGCCGACACCACGCTGGTCCTGCTCGCCCCGGGCATGGGGGACGGGATCCAGGCGGCCAAGGCCGGCATCATGGAGATCGCCGACATCCTCGTCGTCAACAAGGCCGACCGGCCCGGCGCCGACCACACCTACCGCGACCTCGTCGCCGCCGTCCGGATGGCCGGTGGCCCGCCGGCTGGCCGCGCGGCGGGTGACGGCGCGGCGGGTGACAGCGGAGTGGGTGGCGGTGGGGCGGCCGGCGGCGGGGCCGGGGAGGCCGGCTGGCGGCCCGAGGTCGTCCGGCTGGAGGCCGTGACCGGGAAGGGCGTGCCGGAGCTCCTGGCGGCGATCGGGCGCCACCACGACTGGCTGCGGGCGTCCGGCGAACTCGAGCGCCGCCGGCTGCACCGCGCGGCCGAGGAGATCTCCCAGATCGCCCTGGCCGGCCTGCGGGCCCGGCTGGGCCGGCTCGACGGCGCGGCTCGGCTGACCGAGCTGGCCCGCCAGGTCCGCGCCGGCCACCTCGACCCCTACACCGCCGCCGCCACCCTGTTGGCCGCCGTCCCGGACCCGCATCCGCCGCGCTCCGGGTGA